In a genomic window of Lycium ferocissimum isolate CSIRO_LF1 chromosome 9, AGI_CSIRO_Lferr_CH_V1, whole genome shotgun sequence:
- the LOC132030426 gene encoding MYB-like transcription factor ODO1 — MGRQPCCDKLGVKKGPWTGEEDKKLINFILTNGQCCWRAVPKLAGLRRCGKSCRLRWTNYLRPDLKRGLLSEAEEKLVIDLHARLGNRWSKIAARLPGRTDNEIKNHWNTHIKKKLLKMGIDPVTHEPLNKEENPTDQPILESGQNNVHQQVVVVPESTSVTAAATSLELDNSSTSSSSASSSENSCNESKLVLNAFNENDPLLSCLLEADDAPPRMDSPWELPPKSFDNINNMTAWDDESFNWLLDCQDFGIHDFGFDNCFNDVELEVFNTKYDMENKQ; from the exons ATGGGTAGACAACCTTGTTGTGACAAACTTGGAGTGAAGAAAGGGCCATGGACAGGTGAGGAAGACAAGAAACTCATCAATTTCATTCTTACAAATGGCCAATGTTGTTGGCGTGCTGTCCCTAAACTTGCCGGTCTTCGGCGTTGCGGTAAGAGTTGTCGTCTCCGATGGACTAATTACCTTCGACCAGACTTGAAAAGAGGCCTTCTTAGTGAAGCTGAGGAGAAATTGGTCATTGATCTCCATGCTCGTCTTGGAAACAG GTGGTCCAAAATTGCTGCAAGATTACCGGGAAGGACTGACAATGAGATAAAAAATCATTGGAacacacatattaagaaaaagcTTCTCAAAATGGGGATTGATCCTGTTACACATGAACCACTCAACAAAGAAGAAAATCCAACTGATCAACCAATCCTAGAATCTGGTCAAAATAATGTTCATCAGCAGGTAGTGGTTGTACCGGAGAGTACAAGCGTCACTGCAGCAGCCACCTCGTTAGAATTAGATAACTCTTCTACGTCatcttcttctgcttcttcGTCTGAAAACTCTTGTAATGAATCCAAGCTTGTCCTCAACGCGTTTAACGAAAATGATCCACTGCTGAGTTGCCTACTGGAAGCTGATGATGCTCCTCCTCGTATGGATTCGCCATGGGAACTTCCCCCAAAAAGTTtcgacaacatcaacaacatgaCAGCATGGGACGATGAAAGTTTCAATTGGCTATTGGATTGTCAAGATTTTGGGATCCATGACTTTGGTTTTGACAATTGCTTCAATGATGTTGAATTGGAGGTCTTTAACACCAAATATGACATGGAGAACAAGCAGTAA